Proteins encoded by one window of Candidatus Poribacteria bacterium:
- a CDS encoding response regulator, whose product MQSAEPTGGLILVVDDDHHNLFVVQRRLESFGFNVITASSGKKAIEVAENQKPDLILLDVTMPEMDGFEVKRVLASSDVAREIPVIFLSSRVQIEFKVEAFQLGAEDFIAKPYHADELLARVRVATRHRAEVQELRDEIDRLNLHLRGGGLDIASEEEAVERLDRSIQVAESRRDPLACINLKINGIQQLASEGAKRVVLMETGEVLQEMVNAKTDAVLAFKEEGEYLLFTVGMTTKRAQILAEGLKSSVVVRAFADPQAEQALTVSIGISGREHGSTIAKEEILAAAGRALEQAIAAGGSRIVVARAGE is encoded by the coding sequence ATGCAATCGGCAGAGCCAACCGGCGGGCTGATCCTGGTCGTGGATGACGACCACCACAACCTGTTCGTGGTTCAGCGTCGACTGGAAAGCTTCGGGTTCAACGTCATCACGGCGTCGTCTGGAAAGAAGGCGATCGAGGTTGCCGAGAACCAGAAGCCGGACTTGATCCTTCTCGACGTGACGATGCCCGAAATGGACGGCTTCGAAGTCAAGCGCGTGCTCGCGTCCAGCGATGTGGCGCGGGAGATCCCCGTCATCTTCCTGTCGAGCCGCGTGCAGATCGAGTTCAAGGTGGAGGCGTTCCAGCTCGGCGCTGAGGATTTCATCGCCAAGCCATACCACGCCGACGAGCTCCTTGCGCGCGTCCGGGTCGCCACGCGGCATCGAGCGGAAGTGCAGGAGCTGCGCGACGAGATCGACCGGCTGAACCTGCACCTGCGCGGCGGCGGTCTCGACATTGCTTCCGAAGAAGAGGCGGTGGAGCGACTGGATCGATCCATTCAGGTCGCCGAATCGCGGCGCGATCCGCTCGCGTGCATCAATCTCAAGATCAACGGGATCCAACAGCTCGCCAGCGAGGGCGCCAAGCGCGTGGTTCTCATGGAAACCGGCGAGGTGCTCCAGGAGATGGTGAACGCAAAGACCGACGCGGTGCTGGCGTTCAAGGAGGAGGGTGAATACCTCCTGTTCACCGTCGGCATGACGACCAAGCGCGCCCAGATTCTGGCAGAGGGTCTCAAGAGCAGCGTCGTCGTCCGGGCGTTTGCCGACCCCCAGGCGGAACAGGCGCTGACCGTGAGCATCGGCATCTCGGGTCGCGAGCATGGCTCGACGATCGCCAAGGAGGAGATTCTCGCCGCTGCCGGTCGAGCGCTGGAGCAAGCGATCGCCGCCGGCGGCAGTCGCATCGTCGTTGCCCGCGCGGGAGAGTAG